The Pseudomonadota bacterium genome has a window encoding:
- a CDS encoding DUF364 domain-containing protein, producing MDFYQDSRKFLQELIDQHRIIDETIKVISARTLTPEEAIGDPERQDFPLLKGREVMVEAVFKQTKGQAYTDMPGEFTGSVRELLTLPLKNNFQRAMYIAGLNAIMRHYDQISNTIHCRDQEPGICASQLPGYIKQHYGKPKIAFIGFQPAMIDKLKNSFELRVIDLDEDNQGGEKFGLTIEGPEKTEEVLSWGDIILATGSTSVNATADRFIHDKPVVFYGVTIAGMAAIHKLQRYCPCAH from the coding sequence ATGGATTTTTACCAGGATTCCAGGAAATTTCTGCAAGAACTTATAGATCAACACCGAATTATAGACGAAACAATCAAGGTTATTTCCGCCAGGACTCTTACCCCTGAAGAGGCTATCGGTGATCCGGAGCGCCAGGACTTCCCATTGCTCAAGGGCAGGGAAGTTATGGTTGAGGCTGTGTTCAAGCAGACCAAAGGACAGGCTTATACTGACATGCCGGGTGAATTTACCGGCTCGGTCAGGGAGCTTCTCACCCTGCCCCTGAAAAATAACTTTCAACGGGCGATGTATATCGCCGGGCTCAATGCCATCATGCGACATTATGACCAGATCTCAAACACAATTCATTGCCGGGATCAGGAACCCGGCATCTGCGCGTCCCAGTTGCCCGGCTATATCAAACAACACTATGGAAAACCAAAAATCGCTTTTATTGGTTTCCAGCCCGCCATGATAGACAAACTTAAGAATTCTTTCGAGCTCAGGGTCATTGACCTTGACGAAGACAACCAGGGCGGGGAAAAATTCGGCCTGACCATTGAGGGACCTGAAAAAACGGAGGAGGTATTGTCCTGGGGAGATATCATCCTGGCCACCGGATCCACCAGTGTCAACGCCACCGCAGACCGGTTTATCCACGACAAACCTGTTGTTTTTTACGGAGTAACCATAGCCGGGATGGCCGCCATCCACAAATTACAACGCTACTGTCCCTGTGCCCACTAA
- a CDS encoding NTP transferase domain-containing protein: MKKVINITTAKHNLLKIIAELEEDIIITRDYQPVAMLSPLPRNTAQQKPALIVLAAKQCDRHTRRESITTINRSAMLFNKTIVVYSRETEPCLREFDHQNLLVIETEKKEHPIVTSLKAGIACLDESDSFFMFSFLNKPITQDTFLRLTAAIKEAETEKKGIIIPVSAGKPSHPLIFSTKYKANIIKIRKELGIPHIIKRHKEDILYVNVEG; this comes from the coding sequence ATGAAAAAGGTCATTAACATAACTACTGCCAAACATAACCTGCTCAAAATCATCGCTGAGCTGGAAGAGGATATTATCATCACCAGGGATTACCAGCCGGTAGCGATGCTTTCCCCACTGCCCCGAAATACGGCACAGCAGAAGCCGGCCCTGATAGTTTTAGCAGCGAAGCAGTGTGATCGTCACACAAGGAGAGAAAGTATCACCACGATCAATAGATCAGCTATGCTGTTCAACAAAACAATCGTGGTCTACAGCCGGGAAACGGAACCATGCCTGCGTGAATTTGACCATCAGAATCTACTGGTCATTGAAACGGAGAAAAAAGAGCATCCCATTGTTACGTCGCTGAAAGCAGGCATCGCCTGTCTCGATGAAAGCGACAGCTTTTTCATGTTCTCTTTTCTCAACAAACCCATCACCCAGGATACATTTCTGCGACTTACAGCCGCCATCAAAGAAGCAGAAACTGAGAAAAAGGGGATTATCATTCCGGTTTCAGCCGGGAAACCATCGCACCCGCTCATTTTCTCGACCAAATACAAGGCAAATATTATTAAAATACGAAAAGAACTTGGCATACCTCACATTATCAAGCGGCATAAAGAAGATATATTATACGTTAATGTGGAGGGGTGA
- the modA gene encoding molybdate ABC transporter substrate-binding protein, translating to MRKLLVLLLLSLIFFACSRETSEKSLLIMCGSANRPPMKEIADLYEQETGIKVYLLYGSGGTLLSQIELTRKGDIYLPGSPDYIIKARNKNLIFPDSTRQVCYLIPTIITPKGNPKGIRTLQGLGNSGMKVGIGNPDTVCMGLYALELLEKNHQLEQVMKNVVVYGGSCSKTANLAALNKVDAIIGWRVLHFWNPDKMDFIPLEPECLPRISYIPITIPVYAQDKDESQKFIDFVISEKGKQIYQKWGYVADKAIALSFTEHATIGGECILPGKYLQLIQKR from the coding sequence ATGAGGAAGCTGCTTGTTCTTTTACTTTTATCGTTGATTTTTTTTGCCTGCTCCCGGGAAACAAGTGAGAAAAGCCTCCTCATCATGTGCGGCTCCGCCAACAGACCCCCCATGAAGGAAATCGCCGACCTCTATGAACAGGAAACCGGCATCAAGGTATATTTGCTTTACGGCAGCGGGGGAACCTTGCTGTCGCAGATTGAATTGACCAGAAAGGGCGATATTTACCTGCCGGGCTCCCCCGATTACATCATCAAAGCCAGGAATAAAAACCTGATTTTCCCTGACTCCACCCGACAGGTATGCTATCTCATCCCCACCATCATTACCCCGAAGGGAAATCCAAAAGGAATTAGAACTCTTCAGGGTTTAGGCAATAGCGGCATGAAGGTGGGAATCGGCAACCCGGACACCGTTTGTATGGGATTATATGCCCTCGAGCTGCTGGAAAAAAATCACCAGCTCGAACAGGTAATGAAAAATGTGGTGGTTTATGGCGGCAGTTGTTCCAAAACCGCCAATCTGGCAGCCTTGAACAAAGTTGATGCCATTATAGGCTGGCGGGTTTTGCATTTCTGGAACCCGGACAAAATGGATTTTATCCCGTTAGAACCGGAATGTCTCCCCAGGATATCCTATATCCCCATTACTATTCCTGTTTACGCCCAAGATAAAGACGAATCACAGAAATTCATTGATTTCGTCATTTCGGAAAAAGGAAAACAAATCTATCAGAAATGGGGCTACGTGGCGGACAAAGCCATTGCGTTATCGTTTACTGAACACGCCACCATCGGCGGAGAGTGCATCCTGCCGGGAAAATATCTCCAGCTCATCCAAAAACGTTAA
- a CDS encoding ABC transporter permease — protein sequence MSNKIFNLTLKFTTWLLVAILVLFLCAIIKEFLVSQSIRQLNFNEIRFAVKLSLLTATASSSAATIFSIPIGYYLSRYHFRFQSLVDTLLDLPLVLSPIALGAMVLIFLNTDIGHIIENLAGGIVFGVKGIMVAQFFVIIGLGIRQIKLAFEAIDPEFENIARTLGCTRFKTFQKVTLPLAGKGILSAFLLVWARAVGEFGATITIAGATTMKTETIPTAIFLSFESADIHGAAIFILILVAVSLSLLYGTRRLAA from the coding sequence ATGAGCAATAAAATCTTCAATTTGACGTTGAAATTCACGACCTGGCTGCTGGTGGCGATCCTGGTTCTCTTTCTCTGCGCCATCATCAAAGAATTTCTTGTCTCTCAATCGATCCGCCAGCTAAACTTCAACGAAATCCGGTTCGCGGTAAAATTGTCCTTATTGACCGCTACAGCCTCCTCATCGGCGGCAACAATTTTCTCCATCCCCATCGGCTATTATCTCTCCAGATATCATTTCCGCTTCCAGAGCCTGGTCGACACCTTGCTGGACCTGCCGCTGGTCCTGTCCCCCATTGCCTTGGGGGCCATGGTCCTCATTTTTTTAAATACTGATATCGGGCACATAATCGAGAACCTGGCGGGGGGGATTGTTTTCGGGGTTAAAGGCATCATGGTGGCCCAGTTTTTCGTCATCATCGGCCTGGGAATCAGGCAGATAAAGCTAGCCTTTGAAGCCATTGATCCGGAGTTTGAAAACATCGCCCGGACTTTAGGCTGCACGCGATTCAAAACTTTTCAAAAAGTTACCCTGCCGCTGGCTGGCAAGGGAATCCTGTCGGCCTTTCTGCTGGTCTGGGCCCGGGCCGTGGGTGAGTTTGGAGCCACGATCACCATTGCCGGCGCTACCACCATGAAAACCGAAACCATTCCCACGGCTATTTTCCTCAGCTTTGAATCGGCCGACATTCACGGCGCCGCTATCTTCATCCTGATTCTGGTGGCGGTTTCCTTAAGCTTGCTCTACGGCACCAGGAGACTTGCAGCATGA
- a CDS encoding ABC transporter ATP-binding protein: protein MSLEIRNLSYAVDQFQFTKINLTITDKTYFVLLGPTGAGKSTLLKCILGINQVKTGEILLNGKNIANLAVEKRNIGYLPQNCALFPHLDVQENINFGMRMRNFPETEIKERATALLALFNINHLKNRKTTHLSGGEKQKVALARALATKPALLLLDEPFSAVDEGTKKRLWSELKKILKNVKIPVIHVTHNFEEAYSMAEQIGVMIDGGIRQVAKAQTLFERPATKKIAGFLNYRNFFSGEVHKKTAGIYSIKSRGINIVFTSETELYGIINLCIRPQDIKIINPTYPVKAELADNVYEGIIKDIILYPESALLFVKVDGSSSDDYDFELKFPLYILSRHNLYEQKRIKIALWQPNIIVFKD, encoded by the coding sequence ATGAGCCTGGAAATCAGAAATCTCAGCTATGCCGTTGATCAATTTCAATTTACAAAAATTAATCTGACTATTACCGACAAAACCTATTTCGTCCTTTTGGGACCAACCGGCGCCGGCAAGTCAACCCTACTGAAATGCATCCTGGGAATCAACCAGGTTAAAACCGGGGAAATACTTCTTAATGGCAAAAACATCGCCAATCTCGCCGTCGAAAAAAGGAATATCGGCTATCTGCCGCAAAACTGTGCCCTGTTTCCCCACCTGGATGTTCAGGAAAATATCAACTTCGGCATGCGAATGAGAAATTTTCCGGAAACGGAAATAAAGGAAAGAGCGACAGCACTCTTAGCCCTTTTCAATATTAATCATCTTAAGAACCGCAAAACAACGCATCTTTCCGGCGGTGAAAAACAGAAAGTTGCCCTGGCCCGAGCCTTGGCAACCAAACCGGCACTGCTTTTGCTGGATGAACCATTTTCCGCCGTCGATGAGGGAACCAAAAAAAGATTATGGTCTGAATTAAAAAAAATTTTAAAAAACGTCAAAATACCTGTCATTCATGTCACCCACAACTTTGAGGAAGCCTACAGCATGGCTGAACAGATCGGGGTCATGATCGACGGCGGCATCCGGCAGGTTGCAAAGGCACAAACCCTGTTCGAAAGGCCGGCAACCAAAAAAATAGCCGGGTTTTTAAATTACCGGAATTTCTTCTCCGGCGAGGTGCATAAAAAAACAGCCGGCATCTACAGCATCAAAAGTCGGGGAATAAACATAGTTTTCACCAGCGAAACCGAACTTTACGGCATAATAAACCTGTGCATCAGACCCCAGGATATCAAAATCATCAACCCCACCTACCCGGTCAAAGCCGAGCTGGCTGATAATGTGTATGAGGGAATCATCAAGGACATAATCCTCTATCCGGAAAGCGCCCTCCTCTTTGTCAAGGTTGACGGCAGCAGTAGCGATGACTATGATTTCGAGTTGAAATTTCCACTCTATATTTTGAGCAGACACAACCTTTATGAACAGAAAAGGATCAAAATAGCTCTCTGGCAGCCCAATATTATCGTCTTTAAGGACTAG
- a CDS encoding metalloregulator ArsR/SmtB family transcription factor, which produces MIVNDPELKHRATVFKALGHPTRLFIAEELGKGERCVCELTEMVGADTSTVSRHLSVLRNAGIVKDEKRGLQVFYSLKTPCILDFSNCVQVATTQSVINFPTNRS; this is translated from the coding sequence ATGATTGTCAACGATCCTGAGCTGAAACACCGGGCCACCGTTTTCAAAGCTCTGGGACATCCCACCAGGCTTTTTATTGCGGAAGAGCTGGGAAAGGGAGAAAGATGTGTCTGCGAACTGACGGAAATGGTCGGTGCCGACACCTCAACAGTTTCGCGGCACTTGTCGGTTTTGCGCAATGCCGGCATAGTCAAGGATGAAAAACGTGGACTACAGGTTTTTTATTCTTTAAAAACCCCCTGCATTCTGGATTTTTCCAACTGCGTCCAGGTCGCGACAACGCAGTCGGTTATTAATTTCCCGACTAATAGATCGTAG
- a CDS encoding permease: MNWKNEWKPLAIIIAVFLACFCLPVGNSTFDRAILESFYLLKWYAREHVLLCLIPAFFIAGAIAVFLSQESVMKYLGARANKILAYGVASVSGSVLAVCSCTVLPLFVGIYRMGAGLGPASAFLYAGPAINVLSIILTARVLGYQLGIARALGAILFSIIIGLAMHFIFRREELEKASLQMTLPEPEIKRPLWQNGLFFASMIGILVFANWGKPTSSSGIWPAIYTHKWLITAGFSLALGIMLTLWFKISRRQIILAAFPVIAAAFIFPHRPLIPFIIGIVALSLVTSKRQDETGEWFGQTWGFTKQILPLLFFGVAIAGALLGRPGHEGLIPSTWVNQAVGGNSLSANFVASFAGAFMYFATLTEVPILQGLIGNGMGKGPALALLLAGPALSLPNMLVIRSAMGTRKTVVFVSLVVVMSTITGMLYGTFF, translated from the coding sequence ATGAACTGGAAAAACGAATGGAAGCCACTGGCCATCATTATTGCCGTGTTTCTGGCCTGTTTCTGCCTGCCGGTAGGGAATTCCACCTTTGACCGGGCCATCCTTGAATCCTTTTACCTGCTTAAATGGTATGCCCGGGAACATGTTCTCCTTTGCCTGATACCGGCTTTTTTCATTGCCGGTGCCATCGCCGTTTTTCTCAGCCAGGAATCGGTAATGAAATATCTGGGAGCCCGGGCCAACAAGATACTGGCCTACGGGGTCGCCTCCGTTTCCGGCAGCGTGCTGGCAGTCTGTTCCTGTACGGTTTTGCCGCTTTTTGTCGGCATCTACCGCATGGGTGCCGGCCTGGGACCAGCCAGCGCCTTTCTCTATGCCGGTCCGGCAATCAATGTCTTATCTATCATTTTGACCGCCCGGGTATTAGGATACCAGCTGGGAATAGCCCGGGCTTTGGGGGCCATCCTCTTCAGCATTATTATCGGCCTGGCAATGCACTTTATTTTTCGCCGCGAAGAGCTGGAAAAAGCCAGCCTGCAAATGACTTTACCCGAACCTGAAATCAAACGACCATTATGGCAGAACGGGCTTTTTTTCGCCTCCATGATCGGCATCCTGGTATTTGCCAACTGGGGAAAGCCAACCTCTTCATCCGGGATCTGGCCGGCTATCTACACCCATAAATGGCTGATAACCGCCGGTTTTTCCCTGGCCCTGGGCATCATGCTGACTCTCTGGTTCAAAATCAGCCGCCGACAAATAATCCTGGCTGCTTTCCCGGTAATTGCCGCAGCTTTTATTTTTCCTCACCGGCCGCTTATTCCCTTCATCATCGGAATAGTTGCCCTCTCCCTGGTCACCAGCAAACGACAGGATGAAACCGGAGAATGGTTCGGCCAGACATGGGGCTTCACCAAGCAAATTCTGCCATTACTTTTTTTTGGAGTAGCCATTGCCGGCGCCCTGCTTGGTCGCCCGGGACATGAAGGATTAATTCCTTCAACCTGGGTAAACCAGGCGGTGGGAGGCAACTCTTTATCGGCAAATTTCGTTGCTTCCTTTGCCGGTGCTTTCATGTATTTCGCCACCCTGACTGAAGTCCCGATTTTACAGGGGCTGATCGGCAACGGCATGGGCAAGGGACCGGCTCTCGCCCTGCTTCTGGCGGGGCCGGCGTTGTCCCTGCCCAACATGCTGGTTATCCGCAGTGCCATGGGAACCAGAAAAACGGTTGTTTTTGTCTCGCTGGTGGTGGTCATGTCCACCATCACCGGGATGTTATATGGAACATTTTTTTAG
- a CDS encoding thioredoxin family protein, producing the protein MKKIKILGTGCKKCQQLAENAESAAKNLGIDYELEKVTDLNEIVTFGVMITPAIVIDDQVKASGKVLSPDDIGKMLD; encoded by the coding sequence ATGAAAAAGATCAAAATTTTAGGCACCGGCTGCAAAAAATGTCAGCAGCTGGCAGAAAATGCGGAATCTGCAGCGAAAAACCTTGGGATTGATTATGAGTTGGAAAAAGTAACCGATCTTAATGAAATCGTCACATTCGGGGTGATGATAACTCCGGCCATCGTCATAGATGATCAGGTCAAGGCCAGCGGCAAAGTTCTCTCACCTGATGACATCGGAAAAATGCTTGATTGA
- a CDS encoding PaaI family thioesterase yields the protein MQKLNEEYLHKLYELISSSPFPHHMRMKLISISWDQAMVELEMGNCHLQPYGIAHGGVLATLIDTATFWAAFARLPEDAGLVNVDLKLNYLKPVQSGLLTAEGQCLRPGKTISYAEARVVDAQGDLVAHGASTLMALPGKGFKKLDLPKFLDS from the coding sequence ATGCAAAAGCTGAATGAAGAGTACCTGCATAAACTGTATGAACTGATATCATCCAGCCCTTTTCCACACCATATGCGGATGAAGTTGATTTCTATTTCCTGGGATCAGGCAATGGTGGAGCTTGAAATGGGAAACTGCCACCTGCAGCCCTATGGTATTGCTCATGGCGGGGTGCTGGCGACGCTCATTGATACAGCAACCTTCTGGGCTGCTTTTGCCAGGCTGCCGGAGGATGCCGGCCTGGTAAATGTGGATCTCAAGCTCAACTACCTGAAACCGGTGCAGTCCGGTTTGTTGACCGCTGAGGGCCAATGCCTCCGGCCGGGGAAGACCATCAGCTATGCTGAGGCCAGGGTGGTGGATGCCCAGGGAGACCTGGTGGCCCACGGGGCCTCAACGCTGATGGCCCTGCCGGGAAAAGGTTTTAAAAAACTGGATCTCCCGAAGTTTCTGGATTCATAG